A window of the Lolium perenne isolate Kyuss_39 chromosome 7, Kyuss_2.0, whole genome shotgun sequence genome harbors these coding sequences:
- the LOC127314126 gene encoding ras-related protein RIC2, translating into MAAGYRAEDDYDYLFKVVLIGDSGVGKSNLLSRFTRNEFSLESKSTIGVEFATRSLQVDGKVVKAQIWDTAGQERYRAITSAYYRGAVGALLVYDVTRHATYENAERWLKELRDHTDPNIVVMLVGNKSDLRHLVAVQTDEAKGFAERESLYFMETSALESTNVEDAFSEVLTQIYRIVSKRSVEAGEDSGSGPGKGEKISMKDDVSAVKKGGCCSS; encoded by the exons ATGGCGGCGGGGTACCGGGCGGAGGACGACTACGACTACCTCTTCAAGGTGGTGCTCATCGGCGACTCCGGCGTCGGCAAGTCCAACCTCCTCTCCCGCTTCACGCGCAACGAGTTCAGCCTCGAGTCCAAGTCCACCATCGGGGTCGAGTTCGCCACACGCTCCCTCCAGGTCGACGGCAAGGTCGTCAAGGCCCAGATTTGGGACACCGCCGGACAAGAAAG GTATCGTGCTATTACTAGTGCATACTACCGTGGTGCTGTTGGAGCATTACTTGTGTATGATGTCACTCGGCACGCGACCTATGAGAATGCTGAGCGCTGGCTGAAGGAACTGAGGGACCACACGGACCCAAATATAGTTGTTATGCTAGTTGGCAACAAGTCTGATCTCCGTCATCTTGTAGCAGTCCAAACTGATGAAGCGAAGGGATTTGCAGAGAGAGAATCACTCTATTTCATGGAGACTTCTGCGCTGGAGTCCACCAATGTGGAAGATGCATTTTCTGAGGTCTTAACTCAGATTTACCGCATCGTGAGCAAGAGGTCAGTTGAAGCAGGTGAAGACTCAGGTTCTGGCCCTGGCAAGGGTGAAAAGATCAGTATGAAGGATGATGTCTCGGCAGTGAAGAAGGGTGGCTGCTGCTCCAGTTGA